In Paenibacillus ihbetae, the following are encoded in one genomic region:
- a CDS encoding sigma-70 family RNA polymerase sigma factor yields MNEMDIKPWLIRMSQGDEEAFRAVYDFTRDQAYGLIYYLAPNKQDVPDIMSEVYIELIKSLDNYEQEQKFSSWFNGLIIRQVRNWKRKSWRRSRMLERVKGVFSEPPPLALEDRVSLLSDRLELIPMLEALPLKLKEVVVLRYYQDLTLEEIADLVKVPIGTVKSRHHHALKRLRHMYGQRDHRKERDGYVY; encoded by the coding sequence ATGAATGAAATGGATATTAAACCTTGGCTCATCCGGATGAGCCAGGGCGATGAAGAAGCGTTCCGGGCAGTTTATGATTTCACGCGCGATCAGGCATATGGATTAATCTATTACCTGGCTCCCAACAAACAAGATGTCCCCGACATTATGAGCGAGGTATATATCGAGCTGATCAAGAGCCTGGACAATTATGAGCAAGAGCAGAAATTCAGCTCTTGGTTCAACGGCTTGATTATCCGGCAAGTTCGGAACTGGAAGCGAAAAAGCTGGCGAAGGAGCCGTATGCTGGAAAGGGTGAAGGGAGTATTCTCCGAACCGCCTCCTTTGGCGTTGGAAGATCGCGTATCCCTCCTGAGTGATCGGCTGGAGCTGATTCCGATGCTCGAAGCGCTGCCTTTGAAGCTGAAAGAGGTTGTCGTCCTCAGGTATTATCAGGATTTGACGCTTGAAGAAATCGCCGATTTGGTGAAGGTTCCAATAGGGACGGTAAAATCAAGGCACCATCATGCCCTGAAGCGGCTGCGCCACATGTATGGCCAGCGCGACCACAGAAAGGAGCGGGACGGCTATGTCTATTGA